The nucleotide window AATCTATATCGTTTTAAAACATGACGCTTGTATTTTTTATAAAATTTCAGTTCTGAACCTATGATGCTTTTATATCTGTTCAAGGAAACTGTATCATAGTTCATCACAGACAACTCATGCTCGAGAGTCACAGGAGAGACAAGTACTTTATACCCCTCTTCGTACACCTTATAAAAGAACCAATGATCTAAAAAATCTAGCGGGAATTCTTGTGTGAAACCGCCAATTTCACTGAGAAACGCCATATTTACAGCCGTTCCGGAATTAATAGCCATAACCGGTTGCTCCTGCTTACCTGCAACCGGTTTTTTCCCTCTTAAAGGTTGCAACGTATGGCTGAAAACAGGAGAAATCATCGTTCCTTCACACATTACCATCGGTACAACAGCGGCTATTTCATCTCGATTTATCTCTAACTGAAAAAATGTATCTACGTACTCTGGTGTTAACTCTGTATCATGATCTAATAGCAACAGCCATTCACTACCATTTTGTTTTGCCTGCTCCCAAGCATACTGATAAGCCTGTGCAATCCCCAGATTTCGTTCATCATGCA belongs to Ectobacillus sp. JY-23 and includes:
- a CDS encoding glycosyltransferase — protein: MKTTIVMVLYNQKLQESKTFVTIEQILLNNKGFTGQYEFIVYDNSLKPQEVPATAGITYVHDERNLGIAQAYQYAWEQAKQNGSEWLLLLDHDTELTPEYVDTFFQLEINRDEIAAVVPMVMCEGTMISPVFSHTLQPLRGKKPVAGKQEQPVMAINSGTAVNMAFLSEIGGFTQEFPLDFLDHWFFYKVYEEGYKVLVSPVTLEHELSVMNYDTVSLNRYKSIIGSELKFYKKYKRHVLKRYRLQLMMRAGKQLLFVKNKKIALHTLRTLLKV